Proteins from one Paenibacillus amylolyticus genomic window:
- the fabD gene encoding ACP S-malonyltransferase — translation MEKIAFLFPGQGSQYVGMMKNFYDQYEIARQTYEEANHILGFDLAKLSFEGSLFDLNKPSNMQPALLTASVVAYRVYMEEIGINPQFCAGHSLGEYAALACSGAMTFGDAVRITKRRGELTELIADESDGAMTIIDGADEEMIRRACEQVSTDTAWSAISCYNASSQYAISGHQDSIEQVESILLDQDAQTTPLMMSAPFHSRLMEPAGEQLGVELANYRFHPFKWPVVSNVTATPYTEAGRITGLLQRQLSQPVKWAQTMQYLKKHGVTLTIELGPKNVLSGLVELDKLGMKSFAYGQKEDRKALKELLDQAVVSRPRPTVVTKCMAAAVATPNRNWDQEEYQKGVVEPYKQIQQLQEELEAADQAPTAEQMKQSLKWLGTIFETKQVEQEEREDWFHQILDETGQYYLWSDLKVPTA, via the coding sequence ATGGAAAAAATAGCATTTTTATTTCCAGGGCAAGGTTCTCAATATGTAGGGATGATGAAAAACTTCTATGATCAGTACGAGATTGCAAGACAAACGTATGAAGAGGCCAACCATATTCTGGGCTTTGATTTGGCCAAATTGAGTTTTGAAGGCAGCCTGTTTGATCTGAACAAACCTTCCAATATGCAGCCGGCATTGTTGACTGCGAGTGTGGTTGCCTATCGTGTCTACATGGAGGAGATCGGGATCAACCCGCAATTCTGCGCAGGCCACAGCCTGGGTGAATATGCGGCTCTGGCATGCTCCGGTGCCATGACGTTCGGTGATGCTGTACGAATCACCAAACGACGCGGGGAATTGACGGAACTCATCGCAGATGAATCAGATGGAGCCATGACCATCATTGATGGTGCCGATGAGGAGATGATCCGCAGAGCCTGCGAGCAAGTGTCAACCGACACGGCTTGGTCTGCAATTTCCTGTTACAATGCTTCGAGCCAGTACGCCATATCCGGTCATCAGGATTCAATTGAACAAGTGGAATCCATCTTGTTGGATCAGGACGCCCAGACAACCCCGTTGATGATGAGTGCACCGTTCCATAGCCGCTTGATGGAACCTGCTGGTGAACAGCTTGGGGTGGAACTTGCCAATTATCGTTTCCATCCATTTAAGTGGCCTGTCGTATCCAATGTTACGGCTACGCCGTACACGGAAGCCGGGCGAATTACGGGACTGCTCCAAAGACAGTTGTCCCAACCAGTCAAGTGGGCCCAGACGATGCAATATCTCAAGAAGCATGGCGTTACGCTGACGATCGAACTTGGACCCAAAAATGTCCTGAGCGGGCTGGTAGAACTGGATAAGCTCGGCATGAAATCTTTTGCCTACGGACAGAAAGAGGACCGCAAAGCACTGAAAGAGCTGCTGGATCAGGCGGTTGTATCCAGACCGAGACCAACGGTAGTCACCAAATGTATGGCCGCGGCTGTAGCTACGCCCAATCGGAATTGGGATCAGGAGGAATATCAAAAAGGAGTCGTTGAGCCCTATAAACAGATTCAACAGCTTCAAGAGGAGCTTGAGGCGGCGGATCAGGCCCCGACTGCGGAGCAGATGAAACAGTCGCTGAAGTGGCTCGGAACCATATTCGAAACCAAACAGGTAGAGCAGGAAGAACGGGAGGACTGGTTCCACCAGATTCTGGACGAGACGGGACAGTATTATTTGTGGAGTGACCTGAAAGTTCCTACGGCATAA
- a CDS encoding HAD-IIIC family phosphatase, translating into MKKIKCVIWDLDHTIWNGILLEDEQVTLKENIVEVIRTLDERGILQSIASRNDHELAMAKLEEFGLREYFIYPQINWNAKSRSVKTIVESINIGMDTIAFIDDQPFEREEVLFTHPDVLCIDAMAYLELTDMDEMKPRFITEDSALRRKMYMNDIARNEKEEEFDGTQDEFLASLGMIFTISEVKEGDLQRAEELTVRTHQLNATGYTYSYEELDQFRYSPRHKLLIAGLEDKYGTYGKIGLALLELNDEVWTLKLLLVSCRVMSRGAGTLLLHHVMRMAKEANVRLQAEFVSTDRNRTMMITYKFAGFREIEQNGDFYLFESDLSMIQDQPAYVSMEVIA; encoded by the coding sequence ATGAAAAAAATTAAATGTGTGATCTGGGATTTGGACCATACCATTTGGAACGGAATTTTGCTGGAGGATGAACAGGTCACGCTGAAAGAAAACATTGTGGAGGTTATCCGTACGCTGGATGAACGAGGAATTCTGCAATCGATTGCCAGCCGTAACGATCATGAACTGGCGATGGCGAAATTGGAAGAATTCGGTCTGCGCGAATATTTTATCTATCCACAGATCAATTGGAATGCCAAATCCCGATCGGTGAAAACGATTGTGGAATCCATCAATATCGGCATGGACACGATTGCCTTTATCGATGATCAGCCTTTTGAACGTGAGGAAGTATTATTCACTCACCCCGATGTCCTCTGTATCGATGCGATGGCCTATCTCGAATTAACAGATATGGATGAGATGAAGCCCCGTTTCATCACCGAGGATTCTGCCTTGCGCAGAAAGATGTATATGAATGATATTGCCCGCAATGAGAAGGAGGAGGAATTCGACGGTACCCAGGATGAGTTCCTGGCCTCCCTTGGCATGATCTTCACGATCTCTGAAGTAAAGGAGGGGGATCTGCAGCGTGCAGAAGAACTGACAGTCAGAACACATCAACTGAATGCCACAGGTTATACCTACTCTTACGAGGAACTCGATCAATTCCGGTACTCTCCACGCCATAAACTGCTGATTGCAGGACTGGAGGACAAGTACGGTACGTATGGCAAAATCGGCCTGGCGCTGCTCGAATTAAATGACGAAGTGTGGACATTGAAACTGCTGCTGGTGTCCTGTCGCGTCATGTCCAGAGGAGCAGGTACATTGCTGCTGCATCATGTGATGCGCATGGCTAAGGAAGCGAATGTCCGCTTGCAGGCCGAGTTTGTATCAACAGATCGCAACCGTACGATGATGATCACTTACAAATTTGCCGGATTCCGTGAGATTGAGCAGAACGGAGATTTTTATTTGTTTGAAAGTGATCTAAGCATGATCCAGGATCAGCCTGCGTATGTGTCCATGGAAGTTATCGCGTAA